GCccaagaaagggggcttactctgaaaattgagatttttcagAGCGAGCcgttgaagtcgacccgatagaccggacttttaggagagagggaagacttaCGAAATCTTCCCTTttcacttaccactacattctcatgGAAAGAGATAGGTGTAGACGCGGCTCACAGACGGGGTATAGATAAGACGCATAGATGgggtggtgggaggtgtttcacggaatccTGATGTCTCGAGTCATATCTCGATTTCtagggtacctaacaactcaattattagcaataataacgctcggatccccccccccccccccccccgatagtttcattaaaaagagcagctcaaaaactatcgaaatgtgtaaaaaccttcatttcgatttttttagagtaagccccctttcttcggcgcacgtcacctatggtaagtctatgggaggtcaaatcaaaagttttccggtaatcaatccagatCATCGATAGGTCGCGCTGGTAGTATGCtgaatctttgcagacacatacgagggtggattgataagtttccggcctgaccatgagatggcgccactaggcctaccttgaggtggcgttctatagtaccatccttagatagcttgtagNNNNNNNNNNNNNNNNNNNNNNNNNNNNNNNNNNNNNNNNNNNNNNNNNNNNNNNNNNNNNNNNNNNNNNNNNNNNNNNNNNNNNNNNNNNNNNNNNNNNattgaaagtggaactacattgttaaaaattcagaatttaaatttaaaattactggtTTCATCAGTGAGTCAGATTGACTCATATTAAAagtcacttttgactgatttGTCGGTCGTAAAATCTAAATTACTTGAAACAGTGAAAATTAGCTTCGAATCAGTCACTTTaggctcatttaaatttaaagtctaGAATCATAGAATCGTTTATTtaatttgtccaattttcaactcgaaatcgCATTTCATGTGGAAgtgagttatttttaaataaaattgcagtatgGTAAAAATCGGATAAGAGTACACCGGTACTTGGACTTAAATGTAAATCCCTTGCCATTAAtcattaatgttattatttttcaattttatatcatatagtaaaattcttttatttttttaaggtctTCATAGCTGATGTTATCGGTTACGGCTTAATCACAATAAACCGTCCTTATGGTTGGCGTTTGGAGGGACCATATTTTGCACCAGATGCAAAACCCAAGTCTGCACAAGTTACAATTTTAGGGGATACTTTTACCCTTTCAGATGGACTTTTCGGCATGGCACTAACGCCGAAAATTGGAAATAATCCACAATATCTTGCATTTAGGCCTTTTGCTTCACGCAATTTATATGCAGCTACTGTCGATAATATTTTAGCCACAAATTTTGgcgaaaaattacattattataatTTCACCGATGTCTTTCCAAGTCAAACAACTGCTCAAGCTTTTAGTTCAGAAGCTACGCTCTTCTTTGGTATTACCGAGCAGATTGCTATTGGTTGCTGGAATCAGTACAGAAATTTAGTCCCTGAAAATATCGTAAGATTTTACTATACattacaatttattaatttattactacTTTCGATTAATCAGggttgttaaaaaatatcaatttcgaaaTTTCCTAACTTTCCCTGCCTTTcccctgactaatttttcatttttcctgaccattcCAAATGTTTCTTGTAGGTGTAAGAACAACATTACACATACAGGAGATCAAATAATGTTAAtgcagtaaaaaatttttatcactaaatttattttacaccCTTTCAATGACAACATCCATAGAAAGTAAAGAAACTTTGGTAAAaacaatgaattctcaacaaaaagtgtaatagttattATTTCCGACAacagatattttaatttccaatcaaaaacagtttaataaaagaaaaaaattcgaattttccacaaaagacttaaatttgcaaccaaaaaagtttgattaacaaaatacacgactttacagttaaaaatataaattgccaagccaaaatgaaataattacttttttagtgaaagaaaaataattgtaaactgaaaaaagaaatttatcaaccaaattgttcaattttcaatccaaaatatgaatttttcactgaaaaagacaaattttaaacaaaatacaggaattttgaactaaaaaaaggtacattttcaaacaaaaataaaatagttaaattttctacaaaaaaaaaNNNNNNNNNNNNNNNNNNNNNNNNNNNNNNNNNNNNNNNNNNNNNNNNNNNNNNNNNNNNNNNNNNNNNNNNNNNNNNNNNNNNNNNNNNNNNNNNNNNNactgaaaaagacaaattttaaacaaaatacaggaattttgaactaaaaaaaggtacattttcaaacaaaaataaaatagttaaattttctacaaaaaaaaaataattttgaacaaaagaaattaatttttaactaacaattaaATAGTTcgatttccagtgaaaaaaaaatcattttcaatcaaataaaatcatttttcagttaataGATAGTAGATAATATTTAATAGATAATAGTTCAAAGttgcatgaactttcaacaaaaaatataatttatcaaccaaaaatagaatagttaaattttcagttaaaaaataaatgttaaaaaagcgaattttcgaccaaagaaattgatttttaaccaaaaagataaagtttcaattaatgagattacttttttactaacaaatttgaattttcgaccaaaaatagaaaagatctgtttttttgaaaattaacttagaaGAAAAGAAAgcataatttcaacaataaaaaatgcatttttatcaaaaaatgaattaataaccaagaagattaatattctacaacgaaagatgaattttcaacaaaatacaggaatcttTATGAtgccaatgaaaaatgtaatagttgatatttcaaccaataaatatttttattgcaaataagtTGAATGCaatcaaaatagacgaatttttaacaaaatagttgaatactcacccaaaacagattaattttgaacaaaaaggttgtaattctaaacaaaaaaaggtgcaatttgtaccaaaacagattaattttcaacaccaaaaatacgaattttttacaaaataataagattgacttcaatttcaatttatcaaaaattcccgAACTCTTTCGTGTTTTCCGTGATATTCCCTGACTGTCCATGTGCAATTTTAAACTCTCTGACTTTCTAGGATTCCCTAACATTTTGTTTCTATCAGCGAAAATTCGCTGAGAAATCAGTGACTTTTCACTAAATTTCCAGTCAAGTTCCaccgattttgaaaaataaagctaCTGATCTCAAGAATTCCAAACCTTTTCCCAtaagtaagtaaaaaatatagGAATTATGGTGAATATTCACTGATTTTCAGTCAAATTTCACTGTTTACTTTAAATTTGAGTCAGTGAGAATATTATCACTGAATCTAAGAATTTACGACTTTCACTAAATTTgactaattaaaaatgtattgatagtttttcaagttaaaatattttatatcaaattttcagaaaatagtagCGCAGGATGACGAAACTCTCCAATTTGCGAGTGGAGTCAAGGTAATTCCAAAGTCTATAACTGGAACGGAGGAAAAACTTTTGGTGGCCACAAATCGTTATCAGAAAATAGCACTTGGAACTATGAATTTCAACGAAagtaatttcagaattttgactCAATCAGTCCAAAAACTGATTCGTGGAACAAAATGTGAAGCACCTCGGGCAATTAAAGAACAAATTATGTGTTAATAATTACTCTCTACAGAGGCTgcaaataattatcaaaatattttccgGGACAAAAAGCAATCATAAATATTCAgagaacattttatatttttcattacaaaatattttctttcttctttgaTAGTAGtagaaataattcgaaaaaagaaatttaaatatcttctttCATGGCGAGATGCATACATGAAAGGTTCATTagtaatttcatggaatttcattaGAAACTTGTTTATCTCGAATAATAAAACAAACTTAAGTTAAACACgtgttgtatttttaaaaggtCAATCAATAAAACCAATTATAGATAATTATTCACTGATTTCTTAATAATGTCCATCGTCATAAAAGCATGCTTTATTATCTcgaagcaatttcaaaaattttgaaatttaatagagACTTTgactgtcaatttttttaatttaaatattttgcatttgtaaaaatttagaCTTTAAGGCttgagaatttgaaattgtttaattttgaaagtttttaaactggGATTGTTCAATTCTGACATTTTTCCCAAATACTCAATAAGACAGTTTCAATTTTTAAGGGTTCCATTTCTATCTACTTGTAtaaattaaataggatttttatctttcaaaatattgcacTATTTTAATTAGGATTTTTCAGTTGTtagtcttaaaaattgaaaaagttcagtGTTTAACGTTCCAATTTGTACAACTGATTAGCGTTTAAGATTTGTGAACTCGAAATTATTTTATCtcgaatacttgaaatttcaaaatcttttttcatcattcctttttgaaatttaaggaattaaaaatgttatccactttgtcaatttattcaattttaaatacaaatttttgattacTGAATGTTGTATGCTTTTTGTTCGAAGTTATTGATTCTCCAAAGCTTGAATATTAAAATGCTTAATTCTGAGCCCTTCATAATTAAACATCAATGTATCATATAGAAttatagttttataattaaatatacaaaaaatgtcaCGTTTTTTACAGAGGTCGAATGGGCAAATTCCAGAGTATGCTCAGGTTTTACAGGacaactttctaaaaaattctattcaaagtttaagttttaattagtttcaaagaattaaatttctatcaaatattgtattttcagataaaaaaattagttttaactaaaaaaaaaggtttaatttcaaaataaagaggTGACtctaaaaatatactaatttttaacaaactcgttcaactttgaaccaagtagttcaattttcaaatcaaaaataataaactttaaacaaaaaagttaaaagccGTAGCAGGATAAGCATGGTCCGGTTGCCCCCGCTCAGATAAAGCTACCCCAAGTAtcaaataacaaaacaaaaattttacagaagttataaacaaatt
The sequence above is drawn from the Belonocnema kinseyi isolate 2016_QV_RU_SX_M_011 chromosome 7, B_treatae_v1, whole genome shotgun sequence genome and encodes:
- the LOC117177325 gene encoding major royal jelly protein 1-like, whose translation is LLFNLETNELLGRTKIPNRLSQNSERNEGLLMTPIVQTEGIYCERARVFIADVIGYGLITINRPYGWRLEGPYFAPDAKPKSAQVTILGDTFTLSDGLFGMALTPKIGNNPQYLAFRPFASRNLYAATVDNILATNFGEKLHYYNFTDVFPSQTTAQAFSSEATLFFGITEQIAIGCWNQYRNLVPENIKIVAQDDETLQFASGVKVIPKSITGTEEKLLVATNRYQKIALGTMNFNESNFRILTQSVQKLIRGTKCEAPRAIKEQIMC